The following are encoded in a window of Cervus canadensis isolate Bull #8, Minnesota chromosome 11, ASM1932006v1, whole genome shotgun sequence genomic DNA:
- the LOC122449557 gene encoding 2-acylglycerol O-acyltransferase 2-like — translation MVEFAPLCVPWECRLQTLVVLQWVSCLVFMAILCSVVFIGLLFTRFWIISILYAVWWYLDRAKPWQGSRHFDVLRRCVVWKYMKDYFPISLVKTADLDPSRNYLAGYHPHGITAVGAFTNLCTEGTGFSSLFPGIRSHLMLLNLWFCAPVFRDYIIIGGMVAADKESVSHILSREGGGNLLAILVGGVQESLEARPGAYKLVLQNRKGFIRLALMHGADLVPIFSFGENDIHDQVENSPGTWLRWFQDGLQKIMGGSIPLFYGRGVFQYSFGLMPYRRPITTVVGQPIEVQKTPHPSQEEVDRLHQRYMQELENLFEAHKLKYNVPRDQHLEFY, via the exons CCATTCTCTGCAGTGTGGTCTTCATAGGCCTCCTGTTCACAAGATTCTGGATCATCAGTATTCTGTATGCAGTCTGGTGGTACCTAGATCGAGCCAAGCCTTGGCAGGGGAGCAGGCACTTTGATGTACTAAGGCGCTGTGTTGTATGGAAGTACATGAAGGACTATTTCCCCATCTCA CTGGTCAAGACTGCCGACCTCGACCCCTCCAGGAACTACCTTGCTGGCTACCACCCCCACGGGATCACAGCTGTTGGAGCTTTTACCAACCTATGCACGGAAGGCACTGGTTTTTCCTCACTGTTCCCTGGGATCCGCTCACATCTGATGCTGCTGAACTTGTGGTTCTGTGCCCCTGTCTTCAGGGATTATATCATAATAGGCG gGATGGTTGCTGCAGACAAGGAGAGTGTTTCTCACATTCTGAGCAGGGAAGGAGGTGGCAACCTGCTGGCCATCCTTGTTGGGGGCGTCCAGGAGTCACTGGAGGCCAGGCCTGGAGCCTACAAGCTGGTGCTGCAGAACCGCAAGGGCTTCATCAGGCTCGCCCTGATGCACGG GGCAGATCTGGTGCCGATCTTCTCCTTTGGGGAGAATGACATACATGACCAGGTTGAGAATTCTCCTGGCACCTGGTTGCGCTGGTTCCAGGATGGACTTCAGAAGATCATGGGAGGCTCTATCCCACTCTTTTATGGCCGTGGAGTCTTCCAGTACAGCTTTGGTCTTATGCCCTACCGCCGGCCCATCACCACCGTGG TGGGGCAGCCCATCGAGGTGCAGAAGACGCCACATCCCTCCCAGGAGGAGGTGGACAGGCTGCACCAGCGCTACATGCAGGAGCTGGAAAACCTCTTTGAAGCCCACAAGCTCAAGTACAACGTCCCCAGAGACCAACACTTGGAGTTCTACTGA